The stretch of DNA GAGCCTGGAGGTTCGCTCCGCGCTGCTCGGGCATAGCACGAAGGCGGTCATGACAAGCCAGTATTCACACGGCGGCCAAGGCTGGAATCTCAAGCCCCGCGACGCAGTCACGCAGCTAGAAACTACTTACACCACGCCTGTTTTGTCCTATGGATTGTCCTATGAGGGATCAGCCCTCATCACGCCAGAACTCAGGAAGGTTACCAACTCTGCGGAAGATCAGGGGAAAGGTTGGTGGTCCCAACGGGATTTGAACCCGTGTCTGAGCCTTGAGAGTCGATACTAAGTAGTTTTCATACTGGCTTGATTTTGCGACGGTTTCCCCGTTTTTACTTCTGAATTGAGCGGTTAACGGCATTCTATTGATTCTACTAATTCGAACCAATTTAAGCGGTTGTGGAGATTTTTAGCACAAATTTAGCACACGCATTCTATGGTCTCGGACGAAAGGAGCGACGTATCCAGCGGGCGAGGCTGAAAGGAAGTGACTGGGCAGGGACGGGCACAATTGAGTTGTTCGAATATGCAGCGACGAACAACGGTCAGCGGTTCGCAAGATCGCCGACTGATGACGAAATAGCCGCAGCACCATGGTATACTACCTCCGGATACACTGGATGCGCTGCTGATGAAAGCCGTGAAGTACACCAAAGAAGGCGTGGTGATTCCCTCCTCCTGGATGAAGGGGTGGGGAAAAGCCGTCGTGGCACATCGCGACTCCGACGTCCTGATCTTGGAGTCCCCGGCCAGAGCGGCGAGTCGCAAGAAGCTGGCCCGTATGGTCAGCAAGCTGCGCCGCGCCACCCGCGAACTGGGCGTCACACCCGAACAGATTGCCGCTGAGGTTGCAGCGGTTCGACGCGAGCGTGCGCGTCGTTCTTGATACCAATATTTTCGTGTCCGGCCTGTTGTCCGCCGCAGGGCCTCCTGCACGGATCATCCAGGCGGTCTTACAGCGCCGCCTCATCCCCATCATGAGTCCTGATACCTTCGCGGAACTAGAAGCCGTTCTGCGACGCCCCAAACTCCAACGCGCATTTACCCGAGCTGGGGTGAATATCACGAGCTTTCTGGAAACAATCCAAGCCGAAGTGCAGTTCGTTGATCCCCATCCCACCAACACTCCCCTGCGTGATGCGCATGATCGACCGTTCCTCGATCTCATGGCGACCACACCTGCCCCCCAATACTTCGTCACCGGCGATAAGGATTTCGAGGCCTCACACTACAGCGGAGTGCCGGTCATTTCAGCCGCCGAATTTGCCCGACTGCTCGCGCTGGTGAGTCGATCCAGCTGATCGTAGCCGAAGGCCTGCGGCCCACGCCGATCCGTCAGGCTCGTCCGATTGCCGACCGGGTTATAGACGTAGTCGGCTTTGTTGATGGGCATGCTGGTGGCCGTGAGTTGATGCAGGATGCTCGTGACCTGACTGGCGCGATCGTAGGTATACGCTCGGATGCCATTGGGCATGGATCATAACCATGCGAATCGAGCGCACGATTGTGCAACCAACATCTTAATTTGGGGAAAGACAATCATCTGGATACCATGTGCATCCAGTCCTAGGAATCCCACGAGCGGTATCTTCATCTATTTCACAAAGTTCGCCCGTAGTGATCTCCGGAACATCTTCCGGCTTGTTGAGGAGGATTGAACGTAGCTCCTCAATAAGATTTCGTTCAATAGTTGAAGCGGCCTGAGCCGGATCAGTGCCCTGAGCTACTCTTGTCGTAACAAATCCTAATCTCTTGCAAGTGCCATCAAGATTGGCCCAACAATTTCTACCCTCAACAATGGCCTTATAAATCTTCATCATGGTTACTCCATACTGTCAGTATGTGCTGCTACTCCTGCACTGCACACTTGTCGCAAACTGGAATAATCATGTCATCGTCTGGCTCAGCCGTCGCAGATGCTGGTCACTTGGTTGAAAGTCGGTTCATAGGTAAACGTGGTGGTGGCACTGATGGCCTGTTCGGTGCTGGTGACCTAGTAAACGGTGCGGATATTTAACTGTGGTTTTTCTTCTCCCTTTTGAGGCGATACGACTCATAGCAGGTTATTTCGTCGACATGGCCACTCTCATCCAGATAAATCTGAGGAACGGTAGCCATGATTGCCGGAGCCGGGTAGACCAATACCCGGCCTTTCCCAGAGTTAGCAACCCTCTGTTCAGCCTTCTCTGGCTCACCCATCAGCTCACGCACCGTCAGTTCAGTGTCTCCTAGTTGCACCTTCTTGCAAGCCTCGAGTGTTCTTTCGTATTCCAAGGATTGGTCATTACAGCTGGTGTTCACGAGCAATCCCAATGCGAACAGACACACACCTCCGGTCCATGTCCGACATTGCTTCATAGCAACTACTCCCGCCTACTTTTTCATTTGCACGAATTCACTGGATCGAGAGGACATGCGATGTGTTTCCGTTTGGCGAAGAACCCTCGAAGCTGTTCTCGGAAGTTCTGGCTAGGATCAGCGGTAGCAAAAAAGCTTGCGCCGAGCGCATTCGAATAGAAGTCTTGAGAATCAAAAGCGCTGGCTCGCGCTTTAGGATTACTCGATAGCGCTTGACCAATCTCGACACCCAAACCGAACAATTCACCCTGCTTTCCGACTACGAGGAAATGTCGCATATCGATCACACTATTAGGGTCGGCTGGGTGATGTAGCGCTTGGTCTGGCCATTCGCGACCTTTTCAATCCGTCTCCCTAACCCATCATAGCGATAGCTGCTGGTCGTGATCGCCGTGGAATTGCCGGCGGCAAATTCCTCGACTTTCACGAGCCGGTTCTCGGCATCATAGGTGTACTGGCTGTAATTGCCCGTCGCGAGCAGCGTCTTTCTCGTCAGATTGCCATTGTCGTCATATTGATACGCGAAGTTCGCATCCGCCGTGAGTTGATTGCCTTGGTTGACCACCGTCCCGCCTGTCGTCCGGTTCCCCACCGCTTCATAGGCTACGTTGGTTGCAGTCATGGCCATTGGTAGATTCGAAGCCGCTGCATTCTGGCGTAGCTGCATGATCCGACTTCCGTTCTTGCCGTATGTGTGCATCAGCGACTCAATCGTCGTCGGCAGCAGGGTTTCATTTCCCTCTGATCCTATCCCAGAAAGGGGGGAATGCCTTCCAAACCTTTTTTTCGCGCAAGGGTCAAAAACGAGCTGATTTTGGTTTGCGCGATGTTCCGGCTCTGAACGATGCTCACAATCGCCGCCAGCAGCGCAGCAACGCGCACATACGCATCCTTATGCCTACTTCCCTTCGTGGTGTAACTGTCCGAGAATCTGTCCTCTGCTGTCCCCTCGTGTCCCCTAGTGACCTCTTCCGGAGCCTTGGCTTCGCTCCGGTGATTCGCCTAGGGTGAGACGAACGGGAGCAGAGCTCAACGGGAGGGAACGATGTCCGAGTCGGAACGCGTCACACAGCAACATCGTCGTCCGTGGTCGGGAGACAAAGCCGGTCCGCGCCGCATGCCGGCAGGCTGCGGGGCGGACCGGAATGGCCCCCGTCTTGGTAACACGGGGGCGCTACCCACAGCGCTCCGTACAGGAGGTCGATAGAGTCCATGGAGTCTGGCTTCACCCTCACCATCGACTGGCTAGCGTTTACCGTCCTGGCCAGCAATCCCCAAGAGACCATCCGGGTCCTGGGTGGTGAGTGGAGCAAGGCCAAAGGCGGGTTCCGAGGCTATCCCCTGTCCTGGATGAGGGCTGACGGCCTGCGCGGGGTCGGCAAATTGGGCACCAATGCGCCTCGACGCCCGAATGAAATCCATGTGGATCTGTCGGGCGGCCTGGCGTCCGCCCTGACACTGGATCAAATCCGAACCCTGCTCAAATGGGTACAGGCCCAACAAGGGCACGTCACCCGCATCGATTGCGCTCTAGATGATCGAGCCGGGTCGGTCCCGGTCAGCACGATTCGAGAAGCAGTATCAGCAGGCCAATGTGTGACGCGTGCGGCACAGGTCCGACATATCGTCTCGAACCTCACCCACGGCACTGGGGCCATCACGGGCGAAACGATGTATTTCGGCAGTCCTCAGAGTCAGACCTTGTTGCGCATTTACGATAAACGGCTCGAACTCCAGAGCAAGTGCCAGGAGAACTATCAGGACTATGGGACTCGGTGGGAGTTAGAACTCAAGAAGGATCGCGCCGAACAATGTGCGAGAGCCTTAGCCTCGTTAGACGAAGCCGATTGGAAGGAGTTGGTGGTCGGCTTGCTTCGATCGTATGTAGATTTCCGACAGATCACCAAAGAGACAGAAGACGAAGACCGATACCGGGCTCCCATGCTGGAGTGGTACGCCCTCCTGACGGAGGGATTTCAGAAGGGGCGATTGGCCCAGGAGAAGCAGGTGCAGACCCTGCAGCACGTGAAACGATGGGTGAGCAACACCCTGACGCCGATGTTGGCGGTCATTTGTGCCACCCCTGGAGGGGAAGAATGGCTACTACAGGAAATTGTCAGGGGCATCTCCAGGTGGAAAGACCGACACCGGAACTTGCTCACACGACCCACTCGGTTTCACCGGTCTGCCGGCGGCAACGCGGGCAGCCCATGTTAGGGGGACTGGGGGTGTCGCGAGACGCCCCCGGTAGATCTGCACATGCTTACCGTCAAAGAGCTGTCCGCTTGGCTCAACATCAAAGAATCCACACTCTACCTCTGGGCCTCAGAGAACAAGATTCCTTGCCGCCGCATTCACGGCCTCGTCCGCTTTGAACCTGAAGCCATCCAGGCGTGGCTGAATGGCTTTGGAACAAGTCCCATCAAGCCCATCAAGCCTTTCCCGCTGCCCATTCACCACGATAGCCGCGACCTCAACGACCTCATTGAAGCCGCAAAATCCGAGGTCTATACTGCCCGGCACGGGGAAACTAGACCGAAATCAGGCCTCATCCAGAAGGAGGATGCAGATGGGGCTGTTTAAGCGCAACAAAGTGTGGTGGATGACGTTTATCTATCAGGGACGGCAGGTCCGACGGAGTACCGAATGTACAGACCGCCGACTCGCAGAAGCGGTGCTCGGAAAGATCAAGGTCAAGCTCGTCGAAGGTCGCTATTTCGACCGACTCGAAGAACAAGAACGGACCTTTGAAGAAATGGTCGAGCGTTACGTGGCTGAGCGAGTCGTGGGAGCCAGCCGTCACGGTGAACGACGGGCACGAGGCGTCTTGGCTCACCTTCTACCGGTGTTTGGCAAAAAGACCTTGGTTCAGGTCACACCGAAGGAGATTGCCGCGTACAAGTGGAAACGGCAACAAGCGGGAGCAGCACCGGCCACCATTGTGAAGGAATTGGCCTTGATGAAGACCGCGTTCAATGTGGCCATCCGAGAATGGGAATGGTGCCGAGACAATCCCGTCTGTCGCGTGTCGATGGGCAAGGTGAACAATGCTCGCGTCCGCTACTGCGATGACGAAACGTTGGCGAGAATCTACCAAGCCTGTCCGACCTGGCTGCAACCGATCGTGATGCTGGCACGCTATACCGGCCTACGCCGGGAAAACGTGGTGTGCTTGCAGTGGGAGCAAGTCGATTTGGCTCGGGGTCTCATTATTCTGGATCACACCAAGAACGGTGATCGCTTAGGCATTCCCCTGTGCGATCCTGCGATGAAGACGTTGGAAGCCGTGAAACCCTCTCGACCGCTCGCAAGCGGCCCCGTGTTCCTGCAACATACCGAGGATAGGGAACCGGTGACGCCTGATATGGTCACGACGGCCTTTCGGCGGGCCTGCGAGTCCGTAGGCGTGACGAACTTTCGCTTTCACGACCTGCGGCATACCTTCGCCTCAGCACTCGTGCAGCGAGGCGTGGATCTCTATCGGGTGCAGCGATTGCTCGGGCATCGCGATGGACGGATGACGCAACGGTATGCGCATCTGGCGCCGGAGAATTTGCGGGACGCGGTGCAGGTGTTTAAGGACGACTATCACAAATTTAGCACAATGCCGGGGGTGGGTCCGACCCGGCTTGTGCTAACTGCCTGAAAAGGTTGGTGGTCCCAACGGGATTTGAACCCGTGTCTGAGCCTTGAGAGGGCTCCGTCCTAGGCCAAGCTAGACGATGGGACCAGAGAGGCAATCTGCGAGGCAACTGAAAGAGCAGGACTGTACCATAGCGGGTTTTGGCTTTTCAAACAGCAAGTCACCCGGAGTCGGACGGGTGCCGGCTGGGAAAAGGGCGGGACGTGAGCTCGGCTCACCCTCCTTGCGGAGCGTCTCGAATTAGCCTAAAGTAAGTCTATGTGTTTCGTGTCTCTCAAGACCCGCACGCTGGTGATCGCGGGGCTGCTCCCGGCATTCCTCTCACTCGCCGGCTGCGGCGCA from Nitrospira sp. encodes:
- a CDS encoding helix-turn-helix domain-containing protein — encoded protein: MLTVKELSAWLNIKESTLYLWASENKIPCRRIHGLVRFEPEAIQAWLNGFGTSPIKPIKPFPLPIHHDSRDLNDLIEAAKSEVYTARHGETRPKSGLIQKEDADGAV
- a CDS encoding tyrosine-type recombinase/integrase is translated as MGLFKRNKVWWMTFIYQGRQVRRSTECTDRRLAEAVLGKIKVKLVEGRYFDRLEEQERTFEEMVERYVAERVVGASRHGERRARGVLAHLLPVFGKKTLVQVTPKEIAAYKWKRQQAGAAPATIVKELALMKTAFNVAIREWEWCRDNPVCRVSMGKVNNARVRYCDDETLARIYQACPTWLQPIVMLARYTGLRRENVVCLQWEQVDLARGLIILDHTKNGDRLGIPLCDPAMKTLEAVKPSRPLASGPVFLQHTEDREPVTPDMVTTAFRRACESVGVTNFRFHDLRHTFASALVQRGVDLYRVQRLLGHRDGRMTQRYAHLAPENLRDAVQVFKDDYHKFSTMPGVGPTRLVLTA
- a CDS encoding RHS repeat domain-containing protein; the encoded protein is MAMTATNVAYEAVGNRTTGGTVVNQGNQLTADANFAYQYDDNGNLTRKTLLATGNYSQYTYDAENRLVKVEEFAAGNSTAITTSSYRYDGLGRRIEKVANGQTKRYITQPTLIV
- a CDS encoding putative toxin-antitoxin system toxin component, PIN family translates to MRVVLDTNIFVSGLLSAAGPPARIIQAVLQRRLIPIMSPDTFAELEAVLRRPKLQRAFTRAGVNITSFLETIQAEVQFVDPHPTNTPLRDAHDRPFLDLMATTPAPQYFVTGDKDFEASHYSGVPVISAAEFARLLALVSRSS
- a CDS encoding replication initiation factor domain-containing protein; translated protein: MESGFTLTIDWLAFTVLASNPQETIRVLGGEWSKAKGGFRGYPLSWMRADGLRGVGKLGTNAPRRPNEIHVDLSGGLASALTLDQIRTLLKWVQAQQGHVTRIDCALDDRAGSVPVSTIREAVSAGQCVTRAAQVRHIVSNLTHGTGAITGETMYFGSPQSQTLLRIYDKRLELQSKCQENYQDYGTRWELELKKDRAEQCARALASLDEADWKELVVGLLRSYVDFRQITKETEDEDRYRAPMLEWYALLTEGFQKGRLAQEKQVQTLQHVKRWVSNTLTPMLAVICATPGGEEWLLQEIVRGISRWKDRHRNLLTRPTRFHRSAGGNAGSPC
- a CDS encoding tyrosine-type recombinase/integrase; the protein is MAAIEGPIFANWSADAFGHQWHRTCKAAKVQDLHFHDLRHTFTTRLQTLGVSLEVRSALLGHSTKAVMTSQYSHGGQGWNLKPRDAVTQLETTYTTPVLSYGLSYEGSALITPELRKVTNSAEDQGKGWWSQRDLNPCLSLESRY